TCCCATCCCCGCGCACCGTTAACCAGCTGCTGTGCGTCTGGCAAGCAGATCACCAGTGTGGACACGCAGGACAGCACGTGTTGCCAGTTCACCTCCCGTGTCTCCAGAACTTCTTGTAAGCAGTCCACTAGCTCCTCTGGGCTCAGGATCACGAAGAGCTGCAACCAAAGTGTCAGAGCTGGACCCtcgcctccctccccctctgcaTCGGACACAACCTAGACTCGAGACACCTGCCCCTCCTGACCCCCATGGCCAGCAGTGGCTGGAGGGAGTTCTCATTTGAGGACAAGGTGCTTTGCCCACATGACAAGTTCAGTCTCTGGACCCGGGCGGCGGTCCAGCCACGGACAGCCGTGGCTGTGGCATCTTCTGGGACCCACAGAGCCCGTGCAGCAGGTCTTGGACCCCACCCTGTGCACTTACCCTACGGTACAGGCCACTGAGCAGAGGCGGGGTCCTTGCAAAGCTCCACTCTCTCTGCATCTGAACAGCGTCGGAAACTTCATTCAGGAGGAAACACACAAAACGTCACATCAGTAATCATCAAAAAGTTCAATATCAATAAAGtaccttgttttaatttgcacttttcCAAATGTTATGTGAACTTCACCATTTCCCCATTTTCCAGCCATTTTTTTATGTCATGAAATGTCTGTGTCTTTGGTAATCCTTGATCACATCTGCTATAAATATCCTCCAACCCATCAATTACACATTAATTTTGCTGCTTTTAAACTTTCACTATGAATAAGCAGTCAGCGAGGACGTGTTGAAAGGACACAGTTGGAAAGCATGCATCAGCCAGGCCAGGCCCTCCGGAGGGGCAACAGCCTCTGTCGGGGGCTTCCGTGGGCCACTGGATGCAGCACCACAGAGAAGGCGCCATCAGGAGCCTCACAGACCGCCCAGCCCTCACGGGACAGTGCATCAGGCAGAAGATGACTCGGGTGTTAGACACCTTTCAAAAAGCCATGCACCCACACAGAAAATGCTGACGTGAGCCGCAGAAACAGAACCTTGGAATTCACAGTATGAGCACTGTTTTAAAAACCTATCTAGAAAAGACAGGAAGGGCTTCATATTAAAGATATTCTACTTTGGCAATGGGTGACGCTTCTttaattctaaattttctttatggGAAAGTGTTGCTTTCAAACGAGAAGATGTTTAATGACAAACGGACTGTCCTCCCCGTGTTAACATCCGCGGCCCGAGCTTCTGTCAAGGGAGGCACCCAGGGCACCAGGACCCACCTTTCAGCACAGGCTTGTGGGTGAGGATCTGGGTCAGAGTGTGACAGAAGAACCTCTTGGGAGACTCGGTTGAAATTATACTTCGATACATGTGTCCACTGAACACACTGAACCTGCAGATGCAGCAGAGGATCTCAGGGGAGGGGACCCCTGCAGGTTGCCGCCACTCAACAGTGCCAGCACCTGACAGCGGCACCTCACGCACGAGGAGCGGCTCACTGGCAAAGCAGCCAGGGACCTGCAGGCCCCCGACTCCAGACCCCCAGCTCAGGCTCACAGGCTGGCCCTGCCCACGCTTCCCCAGCCAGGCCTGCAGCCAGGCTGCCATGCTGCAGACGGAAATGGAATCCAGGGGAGCGTCGCTTCAACAGGACAGAATCAAAGGCAATGGAGTCGCTGTCACATGGAGAAGCAAGAAGGTCAGAGTGAGGTCACAGAGGGCTGGGCCTCGCAGGAGGTGACGGAGGTCACAGTGACCACAGCCAGTGGCTGGACCCAGGCCCAGCACACGTCGCAAAGCCTCGgtctccccatctgtgaaatgggaaccaGAGGTGGCAGGGCCATGGTTCGCACTGAGCACCTGATCCTGCCCCGGCACATGGAGGCTCTCAACCGCACCTGGAGCCAGGGACGTCCTTCTCCCGACAGGAGAAGCAAGAAAAGGAGAGGGAGCAGGATGTCACTGACAGGtcaggagggacagagggagaccGGGACCGACAGCAGGGTGTCATGATCAGCCCCACCCGATCCCTCAGGGGAGAGAATCCAGGGCCCTAGCAGCCATGTGAACTGCCCATGTCACACGTGCAGTGAGGAGGCTCCAGGCAGGACGGCCACCCAGACTGGGAGGGGACGTCTGATTTTACTCTAAGTGTTGGCAACTAATTAAAAAACGTGAAAAGTCATGATCTGACTCTCGGGACAAGTCTGAGCACGGACTCAGCACATCGTGAAAATGCATAAAACATAGAACAGAGCAGTGTTTTATATGCTGATTAGTAAAGTACTCACACAGCAGGTTTGAGGACTATTAAAGTAATCGTGGAGAAGAGGTAATCAGgagcaaaataattgaaaaatggaaaaagtaacAAAGCCTGGAAATGCTGGGAAATCTCCTGGGTTCCCAGGAGAGAGCCAAGGCCCAGGTGGCCTCACCCCATGTTACTCTGAAGCAAACCTGACACCCCAACGTTTGGTCCCCAAGTACCTGGATGCGCCTCCACAGAACCAAGGAGAGCAAGTGGAGGGTCCTGCGGGGGCAGGCACGACAGGCAAGGTCTCCCTGGCTGGGACCCCGAGGACCCCCTCCCCTCAGACCCGGAGGTGGCATGGGTCCCACAGGAAGGGCCTCATCTTCAGAGGACGTCTAGTGCTTTCCAGCTCCTGATGTCACCACAATGGCAAAGGATCACTGGGCCTTTGGGGGCGACCAGCATACCTGGGACCACTCAGCCGGCAGGCCCACCTCCAGAACTTACCAGCAGCTCACTGCCTTGTGTGCTGCGGACCCCTCCTGTATCCCGGCCGCCAAAGCTTCGAGCGCGGCTGAGGCAgaaaagagacagacacacatcATCACCGTCCATCATAAACAGCCCCGACCAAGTGCTTCTGGGCAAGTCAGGTAACGGACACCTTGCCATCACAGGCCTCCTAGGCCCCCGAACCCCCCTGACGCACAAGCCCTGCAAGATCCCAAGTGTCTCAGTGGTACCAGACTTAAGCCTTGAAAATCAAGCACAATATGTAGGCAAGAAAATGCTTCCCTAATGAACCATTCAACTGGTCACCACTGCTGCTCTGGAGATCAAATGTGAAGCCACCAAAACTGACAGCAGGAGAAAAACAAGTAAGTTGGTGAGTTTAGACCCAATCACAACCGTGCAAGAAGCCTGCCAGGAGCAGCACTGAGCTGGAAAGGCGGCGAACCGCAGGAATCCCTAACCAGCAAGGGAGGCCATTTACAACGTGGGCCACAGAGCCACTCACAAGCCAGCATCCTCTCGAGAACAGCAACGGCCACCTGTGGGGACAGAACACTACAGTTACACAGGGGCACAAGCGAGCCAGCTGTCACCCCAAAGTAAAACAAGACTCGACTTTACAAAGAGCTCGTCTCCAGATTCCCCCTCAGGCACAGCCCAGGATCTGGGCCCTGGGGAGGGCTGTACCCTCGAGAGCCGTGGGGGAGAGACCACCGCCCAGGCCCGTGCCCTCACATCTGCACTCAGGGGCGCCCTGTGGTGACAGCAAAGCGGACTTCCCCGTATAGAGCTGACAACTACAGCGTGGGTCCCTCGTGCTGCAGCCGCTGCCCCACGAGGCCTGGTGTCCTCCCACCTGGGTCATCCACTCCGGCTCCACGGTTCCTCTCACATCCACGTTCTTCTGGAATCCCCTCAAAACAAGCATTTGCACAAAATCTGAAAGCCACAAAACCAAAGCATTTACATACGCTGTGGTCTCTGAACAGCCGTGAATCACACAGACCACCAGCTTCAGAGGGGCCGGCAGGGTGAGGACCTGCACGGAGCTGGGGGGGACACTGGCTCCTGGCCCCAGGGAGCCCACCGACCACACCACCAAACCCAGCCAAGCAGAGCCTCTTCCCCGAGCCACACTCCACGCGAAAATGAAACACAATCCATCAAGTTTATAGGAAGGattttctcactgaaaacaaaaaagtatcTTCTAAGGGTTTTACGTGGCCTTCCTCTCAGCCAATCTCCTACACCAACCATACACGGACAGTTCTAGGGCCCGGAAGCATTACATTGCAGGGAATGAGGCAGGAAATGGACTCATGCCTTCTGAAAAGGTTACGACCAATGGGactgaaattaaaaagattttGTCAAATTTCAATTTAAACTTAATCTGGGACCAGATTACAGGATTCAGGAATTGGAAATAATTCACATCACCAAGAAAGTTTTAGGAAAAAGGAATGCACATtttgcaaaggaaaacagtccacaAGCCAACTAACTGTAGGGAACCCCTCCCATCGAGGTTTCCATTTACTTGTGGACTGCATTCCTTCGGCATGACCGGTGACGGCGGGCCTGCTGACTCGGAGAGAACGGGAAGGTGCCAGAAGAACAGGGTGTGGCGCTGCCCAGGCGTCCACAGCAGGGCAGCCCTGCTCACGCAGAGTCCCCACATTCAGATAAGGATTCCTGCCCAAGCTCCCACTTTGCTTCTCCCGGGCACCTTGTAAAACCACTGCCTAGAATTGAGCCGCGGAAAGCCAGTGGCCACCGTACAAGCACTGGTGCCTTCCGCTGTGCTCTCTCCCGCTCGCTTGTGACCTGGACGGAGGACGGCCCATCCCCAGCTCCCTGGGATCTGTAAATAACCAACCTGTGACCCTACGTCCTTTGCACATTGTCTAGGAGCTGCGTCTTCAGTCAAATCAGCCCTGGACTCTCACTTCCCCGAAGTGGGAGCTGGGATGCCGGGGGAGCCACCTGCCTCTGCTCGCAGGTCACAAGGTACACATCCTTAACACACCAGCTCCGGCCCAACCCATCGGGTCAACAGGCTGACATTTGCACACAACTCAAGTTCAACGCAAACCCACAACGACAGGTACAGACTGCAATGACTTCCTGTTGGAGTGTGTGGGCCGCTCTGCTTCCCACAGATCGTCATAGCAGAAAGCATTCCCACTGGTCTAAAGCAATTGTACCCAAGAACCCACCTGTGCCGTGAACTTACCAGAAAGCATAGCCCTGGCGACGTCGGCGTGCTGACAGGGTGCCTCTGTCTGCTCACACAGCAGGCGCAGGTCCCTGGAGAGCCAGGCCACCACGGCCTGAGAGTCGGCATGGCTGGGGGCACAAGCACACAGCTCACCTGACCCCATTATTCCACTTTCTTTCACACTCACTCCACTGACAGCAAGCTGGCGACTACCTCAGCCTTCCCGTCCCAAGTCACAACGGGGCCAGCAGATGTACAAGGGGCATCAGGAATGGCTGCCACTGATGTTAAAAATCATCACTTTTTtcaaatagtttatttatttggagTAGCTTACtattcttgggggaaaaaagaaatttcagtaaTAACAAATAGTGAGAGTAGCGATAATGGGCTCTAGACATCAGCAATGCAGCAGCCCTGCAGGACAGCCCTTGTCTGGGCGCAGAGCAGCGGGGTGGGGGAGCCCTCACCCGCCTCCCCTGTCAGATTTTTATTTCCCTGGAGAATAAGGATGATgggcatcttttcacgtgcttggctatttgtaaatcttctttagagaaacgtCTACTGAAATCCTtcgtccattttttaattggattatttttcttcttgttgaagtttaagaattctttttttctagatACTAGGTtcttaccagatatatgatttgcaaacaatTTGTATGCATTGTCTGTTCATTGTTTTGATAGGGCCGACAcactaaagttttaaaacttgATGAGGCCTAAAtgacctattttttcttttgttgcatgAGTTTTCGGTGTCATAGCCAAGAAACCCCTGCCTGATCCAAGGTCATGTAGACTTACCCTCAGATCTTCTTCTATGAGGTTTATGGTTTTAGCCCTTAGGTTTAGGTCTCTGATGCACTGAGTTAGTTGCCATCTGTAGTGTGAGGTAGGGTCCAAcaccattcttttgcatgtagatgtccagtggTCCCAGCACcactgttgaaaagactgtttttccCCATTAAATGGTCTTAGCACcgttgtcaaaaatcaactgaccataaacGTATGAGTTTACATCTGGATCCTCAATCCTACTGTTTATCTATACGTCAATTCTTATGCCAGGACCGCACTGTCTTGATAATTACAGTCTTGTAGTAAGCTCTAAAAACcggatgtggggacttccctggcagtccagtggttaggactccacgcttccactgcagggggcacaggttcgatccctggtcggggaactaagatcctgcatgccgcatgccatggccaaaaataattaattaattaaaataaaaacaggatgtgtgaatcttccaatttttttccttctttctgaataatttttggctattcagggtcccttgcatttccatatcaaTATTAGGACAAGCTTGTCAATGTCTTTAAAAATGCCAGCTGAGATTTTGAAGGATCCTGACTGAGTTCATAGCTCACATTGGGGAGCAGTGCCATCttgacaatattaagtcttctaatccacgGATATGGAAcgtctatttatttaggtcttaatttctttcaatgatgctttatatagggcttccctggtggcgcagtggttaagaatccacctgccaatgcaggggacacgggtttgggccctggtctgggaagatcccacatgccatggagcaactaagcccgtgcgccacaactactgagcctgtgctctagagcccgcaagcaacaactgctgagcctgtgcgccacaactactgaagcctgtgcgcctagagactgtgctccgcaacaagagaagccaccgcaatgagaagctcacgcaccgcaacaaagagcagaccccactcaccgcaactagagaaagcccgtgtgcagcaacgaagacccaacgcagccaaaaataaagaaataaataaatttatttttaaaaaaatgatgctttatagttttcagtgcataAGTCTTGGTCTTCTTTAACTTTATTCCtaatttactctttttgatgtgtTATTAGATGAAATTACTTCTTAATTTCACCTTCAGGTTGTGCATTGTTATCATACAAAAATAcaagtgatttttgtgtattggtCTTGCATCCTTCAACCACACGGAACTCATTTATGgctccagaacttttttatgCTGtggatttcttaggattttctgaatggaagatcatgtcatctgcagagagttttacttcttccactccaatctggatgcctttttctttcccccttgCCTAATTCCCTGGCTAGAAACTCCAGTGATGTTGAACAGAAGTGTTAAGAACATTCCTGATCATATGAGAGCCTTCAGTCTCATGACATTGATGtgagctgtgggtttttcacagATGACCTTTATCAGGTTGAAAAGTTCCCTCTACTCCCAGCttgctgagtttttatcatgaaatagtATCAGATTTTGTCAATTGCTTTCTGCTTCTATTAAGACTGTCCttttattaaatatgttaattaattttcagatgttaaaccaaccttgcattttgGGGATACATCTCCCTTATTATGGTGTTTAGACCTTTCATATGTTGCTGGAtccagtttgcaaatattttgttgagaatttttgcatctatattcattagagacattggtctgtagttttgttttgtgacatctctgtccAGCTTTGATATCAGGGTATTACTGGCCTTGTGGAGTAAGGTGGGAAGTGTTCCAGccttctttattttctggaagaatttatGAAGGGATAGCACATTTCCTCTTTAAGTGCTTGGCAGAGTTCACAAGAGAAGCCAGGCCCTGAGATTTTCCTTGTGGGAAGCCTTTATATTATTAGtaactcagtttcctttcttgtTACAGATCtattcagttcttttcttttcaagcCGGTGCAGTCTTTTGCATTTTTCTGGAAATTCATCCATTTTATCTGTTTTCTAATTATTGGCAAAAAATTGTtcacaaggacttccctggtggtgcagtggttaagaatccgcctgccaatgcaggggacacagttcaagccctggtccgggaagatcccacatgccacagagaaactaggcccgcatgcctagagcccgtgctccgcaacaagagacgccaccgcaacgagaagcctgtgcaccacaacaaagagtagcccccgctcgccgcaactagagaaagcctgcgcgcagcaaccaagacccaatgcagccaataattaattaattaattagtttttaaaaaattgttcacaGTATTACcttaaaatgcttttaatttctgTACGGTCAGCAGTGATaacctttctttcattttgattttaaccatttatgtctttttttcatgctaagtctagctaaaggtttatcaattttgctaaCCTCTTCaaagcccttttctttttttcattgattttctctattaccTTTCCTatctcattgatttctgctctaattgttattatttccttccttctgcttgctctgggtttggtttgcttttctctctctagtttctTATGGTCAAAGTTTAAGTCACTGATTTgaggtcattcttttttctcatgtAGGTTTTtgcagctataaatttccctctaagcactactTTAGCAGCATCTCATAACTTTTCACGTGTTGTTctccttttcatttgtcttgaggtattttctaatttcccttgtgatttttttcactgacccattgattatttaaaagtgtattgttgggtttccctggtggtgcagtgattaagaatccgcctgccaatgcaggggacacgggttcgagccctggtctgggaagataccacatgccgcggagcaaccaagcctgtgcgccacaactactgagcctgcgctctagagcccacaagccacaactactgagcccaagtgccataactactgcagcccgcacgcctagagcccatgctctgcaacaagagaagccaccacaatgagaagcacgcacaccgcaacgaagagtagcccccgctcactgcaactaaagaaaggcctcacgcagcaatgaagacccaacgtagccaaagataaaaataaataaataaatttattaaaaaaaaaaaaaaaaagtctactgcTTGATTCCCAATATTGTggatttcccaaattttcttctgTTGATTCTATTCAGTTCCTTTGTGGCTTGAGAACATGCTTTGTATGGTTTCAACGCTTTTAAACTTATTCCAACTTGGTTTATGGCCTGAACcgtgtgacctatcctggagctGGGCACCACTGGGTGGGACGGTCTGAGGGCGTCAGGTACATCAGCTGCGACTGGGGCTCTCTCTTGTCTCCGGGTCGTTGCTGGTCTGAGCAGGTGATCCACCCGTTACTGAAAGTGGGGGACTGAAGGCTCCAATGATCATAGTTGAAAGTCCATCTCTCCCTTCAACTGTcaggttttgcttcatgtatctGGTGCCCTGACATCAGGCGTGTATGCTACGAGATACGGTTTTCACGTAGTCAAACTGATCAACCTTTCATGACTTCTGGATGTGACCCACGTGTCATGCCACCACTGGTTTCAATACAGCATTTTCAACTGTGCTTGACAGTCCCCCAAACTAGACATTCTCTATTTTCCCTGACCAGAGAATAAACACGTAAACCTCCAGCCTTCTGTCGACCAGGGGAGGAGTGATTGCCTGGCTGCCTACAGCAGAGAAGACAATCCACCTACAGCTCCAAATGCTTCTCACGTGTGTTCTCAGTCAGCTCATTCTGAGCCCCCCTCCCCTTCACTCTCTCACCCAGAGGCACCGGGCGCCATCGCACCGCCAGCTCACTTGCTAAGTCATTCACCACCAGCCCCTCCgcctcctgcttctcctcccctAGACTCTCCCAACCTTATGGGGTTATTCCTTTTATAAAACCCCCTTTCTGACTCTTGGTGGGATTTCAGGAGGTAAGAGTTGTACACATTCTATCAACCATATTTACCTGAACGTCtctcttttagtttttaaaaatattttatcgcATTGTACATcttatacaaagaaaacattaccAAGTCTGTGCATGATGAAGActtcaattataacaaatgttctctttaaataataaagcaaCTGCTTCTCTGGGTGATTTTTGgctttacatataaataaatcatactagattagaaaaaaataaattatgtaatattaattaaatttcatgttacataaaattttaatttttaatttaaatgttcaaTTTACTTTAATGGTAAATAATCACTGGTATACCTTTCCAGCAGCTCTTGGAGGCTTACAATGTTTTGAACATGAAGGCGCCACACAGCTTCAAGCAGCAAAGAATTCTGCAGAAAATCACAGAAACTATGAGTCCTTCACGCACACATTATCCTACAAGACGTTCAGCCTGTGCGCTTAACCACGTACTCTCCTGAAGACCAAGCCTCCCAACACTCACATCACCACCTTCGccccccaccactgccaccatcaTTCCCAGGTTCAGGCTCAGGCTTGCTCTCTGCCCAGCCTCTAGCTTAGTCCACTTCCAGGTCTTTCTCCACTATGGCCAACACAAGATTCCAAAACGTAACTGGCCAGGCCAATCTCTCCTCTTCTTTAGAACCCTTCCGTGGCTCCTCCCAGCTTTCAGGACAAAGTTCAGACTCTCGTCTGTCCTCCCAGGGAGGCCCTCCAGGCTATAGCACTGATGCGCCCACCCCCTTGAACAAGGAGCCCCAGTCGGACTCGGCCCCAACACCCACAGTGCCCTCCTCTTCACCCAGGAACTCATGCCTCACACCCCACGCAACTTCCTTCCAGGAAGCCCTTCCTAACCACCCAATCAGCCATGGCCGCCCACCCTTCTCTGCTACCTGCAAACACTGGGACCATCCCAATCCACGTGCATTTAGCTAGTTACCAACGGGCGCAGGGGCCATACCAACGCCTGACAATCAACTGAGCTCTACACTGTATGCTGgataaaaggggggaaaaaaccatGAATGCACCATCatcttggtttttttccttccttcttctataTACTTAACTGATCTCATTTAGTAACTAAGCGATAACTTTCAACTGTTCAAAAATcagtaaatcaactacactccaacataaaattaaaatgaaagggacttccctggtggcaaagtggttaagaatctacctgccaatgcaggggacacgggttgaatccctggtctgggaagatcccacatgccgcggagcaactgagcccgtgcgccacagctactgagcttgcgctctagatcccgcgagctacaactactgagcccacgcgccgcaacaactgaagcctgcgcgcctagagcccgtgctccgcaacaagagaagccaccgcaataagaagcccatgcaccacaacgaagagtagcccccactcgccgcaactagagaaagcccgcgcacagcaacgtagacccaacgcagccaaaaataaatacataaaataaataaatttataaaattaaaaaaaaatctataggcCTACTgaattcaaaatgttttaaaaccgaacagataagggaattccctggcagtccagcagttaagactccacttgctcccaatgcagggggcccgggttcaatccctgataggggaactaagatcccaaaagccaagcagcacggccaaaaaaaaaaaagaaggattttaaatcactttaaatcacatttttctaGTTTACTATGCTACCCTGGGAAATGGTTCATCATAATATACCTAAGAAAGCAAAACACGATGTTTCTGTGCATAGTCTATTCTAATAAACATTACTAATGATGGATGAATATTGACAAGTATGGTGATTGACGGTCCTTCTTTCCCATCCACAGAGGCACCCCAGTCTCTGTAATTAATGCGATGCTTGCTGGAACTCCTAACAAAACATGGGGATTTTACTGGCTCCACCAAAATCAACAGGACACTGCTTGAAAACCCTAGAGTCAGAGTTACAATCTCAACTTTACCTGTACTTTCCATAATTCTTGACAGAAGGAAAGACGGGAAAACATGCTTTGTGCTAATAAATTCTGAGCGATCTCAAACAAGGAAGACAGTTTCTTCTGAAAAGAGAGATTAAATCTTTTCTAAGAAACGGTATTaaatgtccaattttcccaaacAGCTGAACAGCAACTCGTGCTGCGTCTTACCCTCTGGTCCGGCGTCATCAGCACCTTGGGAGGGGGACCTGCATCTGCTTCACACACCTGCACGAGGCCAGAGGCCACCACCTGGCTGGACAGGACGGCTGCTGGAACACCCAGCTGCGCAGCTTGGTCCCGCAAAGCAGAGCCTTAAAGATGAgacaaaacacagacacacacaacaaAATGTACAACTGAAGTAGATTGGTTAAATGCCTTCTCCGAAGCTCTAGCACCACAGAAAATTGCATTTTGAAGGGGAGAAGAGATCTGGGGGGAAACACGAGGTATGAAAGTAAGACGACTTCAGTCTAATTGAAGAAGCTCACAAGAATCAGGGCAGCACCTGAAGCCCATGGTTGCATATACATATCTGTGCGTTTTGTATGACAAAAACAAGGGAGCTTGGCAGATACATTCTGACCAAGAACTTTAGCAACTCTTTCCAAAGGAGCACAATCAACTGAGAACTTTTAACAAATTTCAGTTTTTTATAGTTACCACTCCCACAACCGTACGTTGATGTTTGACTGGACACGGGGTCTGGCTTCCTGATGCCAGCCACACACATGGTGGGCATCGCATGCCACAGGTGTGCCCGGTCTCTGGGCTGCCAGGTGGAAGCTGGGCCCACAGGCAGCCACCCGCCTCCTGAGGATCAGTCCCTGGTCTGCACTCaataaaaggagaaatgctgGGCAGCCTAGAAATAGATGATGCCAACAAGAAAATTGTTTTCTAGTTTATGTGACttccaaaattaatttaaagaaaccaGGAAACTGTACCACATGCCCATTACCTTCAAGGCTTGAAACACAGACcactacagaaatgaaaacatgtgcaaTAGTTGTAAACGTTCCAAGTGACAGTATTAGATACTATCCACCACTGTGGTCAAGAAATaactcatggggcttccctggtggcgcagtggttgagaatctgcctgctagtgcagggga
Above is a window of Balaenoptera ricei isolate mBalRic1 chromosome 19, mBalRic1.hap2, whole genome shotgun sequence DNA encoding:
- the FANCA gene encoding Fanconi anemia group A protein isoform X8, whose protein sequence is MSASRARGAASDPGHGGRRRAWVELLAGRVRRQQRGPEGEPKVGESAVRLLRRHLNLGDLVLEVDGPPRKQLCLNRLIDYDGPGAHTDLSSSLIGSALRDQAAQLGVPAAVLSSQVVASGLVQVCEADAGPPPKVLMTPDQRKKLSSLFEIAQNLLAQSMFSRLSFCQELWKVQNSLLLEAVWRLHVQNIVSLQELLESHADSQAVVAWLSRDLRLLCEQTEAPCQHADVARAMLSDFVQMLVLRGFQKNVDVRGTVEPEWMTQVAVAVLERMLASALEALAAGIQEGSAAHKAVSCWFSVFSGHMYRSIISTESPKRFFCHTLTQILTHKPVLKVSDAVQMQREWSFARTPPLLSGLYRRLFVILSPEELVDCLQEVLETREVNWQHVLSCVSTLVICLPDAQQLVNGWVSRLLAHAFESCDLDSMVLAFLVARQAALEGPAAFPSYAAWFQHNCSEEPQGVLWRRSFRGPRGAAGRLRERKGLPQLQQEGAGLPLQVPV